The genomic DNA TGGGATTCGTAATTCAAGTGTCGCCTTTCTTGCGAACGTTTAGCGCAACTCTTTACGGGACAAAGCTTTGGCAAGGTTTCATACCTTACGACCGGCTCTCAGCTCAGGTGAATCCGTGTCACCATATTAGTGGAGAATTGCTATTGAACTTGGTTCTGCCATTGAAATTGTGTTTTCGAGTCATGGGACCAGTTGAGCAAACTGTATTCCCAATGAAACCTGAAAAGTGTTCATGGCACAAGTCATTATTAGCACCAGAGGTGATCGGGTCAATAACTTCCTATGGGAGTCCAATCGGATCTTGGTAATTCCGAAACGTGAGAGGATTCAATCTGAAATTAAAGAGACGTCACCGCATCATTCTGAGTGTATCACACTACAGCAGTGTATCAAAATGCCTACTCAAGTTCACCGATAAAGTGCAAATATGCAACGGTGTTGAGAATTGCGAAATAGGGTGTCATCAATATGGCTCCTCCGATCGGGAAGAGACTTGAAATGAGTATTGCCCCAATTTTCACGAAAACCAGTACAAAACAGACGGAGAAATGCTTCACAGAGAGTCTAAGTGCTGTCCACAAACCACGAGCTCCCGAAACATTCTGATCGACAACGACCCGACCGAAAGGCCAGAGGAAAATTGGTGGAAGCAGGAATAGGAACAAACTCCAGTAAACAACCCCACCTGAAAAGATGTGTCCAATTGGTCCTTGAAAATCCATCGATTTATGAAAATCTGCTCGATCTGTTCGACACAAATCCAAATAAAACCTCATATGGCCAATGGCGAACATGGACATCGCGATGCCCCAGCCGAGCCCCGATGCGATCAGGAACATGAAAACCACCAAGCCTGGCCGATTCCCAACTGCTAAAGCGGCTGTGCCACCAATAAAAATGGCCAGAACACACGCCACGATCGTTAAAACAGCGTCTGTTACGGTCACGATGAGACAAGTCCCGAAGTGTCGCGTATAGAGTCGCCACGAAGTCGACAGGATTCTTCCGACATCAACATCGGCAGGTTCATCGAAAATCGGTGCGCCAACCCGATGGCTGCAAACTTTGCAAACTTTTTCGCTGGGGGATAAAACAGAATCGCAGACCTTGCAGCTTGTCTGGAGCTGTTTTTTCTTGGGAGCCAAGACGGGGACATCGGCCGGACCTGGGGTCGGTTCGTAATCAGCTTCGTAGTCAGCCTCGTCGAAATCTTCTTCATCGCTCCATTCTTCGACTTCATCGAAGAATGTTTCTTGCTCTGACTTAAGAGGAACCCAGCAGCGCCCTCCGCAGTGCGGGCAGGCAATCGAAAGCCTTGCTTTCGATTCTGGAGCGCGCAGATAGGCTTCGCAGTGTGGGCAATAAAATTCAATCGACAAGGAATGCAACTCCGGAGATCAACAGTTTGGTCACTCTTCTTCGCTGAGTGCGTCCATGACATCATCAGCGATATTAAAGTTCGCAGTGACACTCTGGATGTCTTCATTCGCTTCAAGCTCTTCAAGAAGTTTCAGAACTTTTCGAGCATCTTCGATCTCCAAGTCGACAGTCGAGTTGGGAATTTGAGAAAGCTCAGCGACTCGCGTTTCAATGTTATTCGCTTCGAGCACATCATTCAGCGATTGAAACGCATCGATTGAACAAGTGACTTCGTACACGTCGCCCGCTTCTTGAACATCATCAGCTCCGGCTTCGAGAGCAAGTTCAAAGAGTTCGTCGAAAGTGATGTTCTCCACCGGAATCGAAAAGAAGCCTTTGCGTTCGAACATGTACGAAACACAACCACTTTGTCCCAATCCTGAACCATACACTTCGAATGTTTTTCGAATCTCTCCGCCGGTACGGTTTCGGTTTTCCGTGAGTGCTTCTGCCATCACAGCCACTCCACCGGCGCCGTAACCTTCGTAGACGATTTCCTGATAATCTTCACCGTCCAGGTCACCACAGCCTTTTTTGACAGCACGCTCGATGTTGTCTTTGGGCATGCTGTTTTTTCGAGCTTTGTCGAGAGCATATCGAAGTGCGAGGTTCATTGCGGGGTCTCCTCCCCCGTTCCGCGCAGCGACGATAATGGCCCGGCTCAGCTTTCCGAATAAAGCTCCGCGCTTCTTGTCGATTCGTCCTTTCTTGTGTGCGATATTCGCCCAGTGGGAATGTCCAGCCATGCTTATCTGTTCGTTTCTATTTTCAAAGTGATGTTAATCGTTCGGTCTGGATCTTAATCCGATTTCAGTTTTGCTTTGATCTCTTTGAGTAATTTTTCACTTGGGTGAGGTTTCTCCTGTTCAATTTCCAAGGCTCTTTGAAAGTTCTTTTGAGCCTCTTCATGTTGGCCAAGTTTTTCCAAAGCATCCCCCAGATGATCAAAGATCGTGCTGTCGTCGCCGTTCTTCTGCTCAGTCGCCTTCGTCAAGTATTCGGCGGCTTCCTTGTAGTTTCCTTTTTTGAAAAGGACCCACCCCATGCTGTCGAGATAAGCCGGATTTTCAGGCTCGGACTCAATCGCCTTCTGAATCATCTTGTGCGCTTTATCCAGATTCTTGCCCTGATCTGCCCACAAGTATCCAAGGTCGTTGTTGGCCTGGGTGTTGTCTGGATCGTCTTTAAGCACTTCTTCG from Thalassoglobus polymorphus includes the following:
- a CDS encoding YebC/PmpR family DNA-binding transcriptional regulator, encoding MAGHSHWANIAHKKGRIDKKRGALFGKLSRAIIVAARNGGGDPAMNLALRYALDKARKNSMPKDNIERAVKKGCGDLDGEDYQEIVYEGYGAGGVAVMAEALTENRNRTGGEIRKTFEVYGSGLGQSGCVSYMFERKGFFSIPVENITFDELFELALEAGADDVQEAGDVYEVTCSIDAFQSLNDVLEANNIETRVAELSQIPNSTVDLEIEDARKVLKLLEELEANEDIQSVTANFNIADDVMDALSEEE